A genomic segment from Gorilla gorilla gorilla isolate KB3781 chromosome 3, NHGRI_mGorGor1-v2.1_pri, whole genome shotgun sequence encodes:
- the LOC134758256 gene encoding LOW QUALITY PROTEIN: quinone oxidoreductase-like protein 2 (The sequence of the model RefSeq protein was modified relative to this genomic sequence to represent the inferred CDS: inserted 1 base in 1 codon; substituted 1 base at 1 genomic stop codon) has protein sequence MAAVLCRQCLPQSLLCRRERQDCGRHYRAVICAELKKPLTVEEVDPRPVRPYEVTVDVHFCGVNFAHILVCRGEYXERPHLPFIPGMEFSGTGLETDTDVSTVKEGDRVIGIRNFKCMAEECVTDQKNLWQIPEKFSLQEAAVLHLSYGTAIFALEHRPXTQPGEIVLVTAAAGATGLAVIDVATNALQAKVIAAAGSGEKCNLVMQRGTQFSVNYSQSSLKDAVKKLVGEGGMNVAINMVGGDVFLEALHSLAWEGSIAVVGFAGGSIVSVPANLLLLKKVSAMGLYYGQYKEMNFPVFSRSLSSVLQYCQQGRIQPYVGMVFKLEEVSDAFLHVIQGKSMGKVLLAVK, from the exons ATGGCGGCAGTGCTCTGCAGGCAGTGCCTCCCTCAGTCGTTGCTCTgcaggagagagaggcaggacTGCGGCCGGCACTACCGCGCTGTGATTTGCGCAGAGCTGAAGAAGCCCCTGACCGTTGAAGAGGTGGACCCCCGCCCCGTCAGGCCTTACGAGGTCACAGTTGATGTCCATTTCTGTGGAGTTAACTTTGCTCATATTTTGGTCTGCCGTGGTGAATATTAGGAAAGGCCCCATCTTCCCTTCATACCTGGAATGGAGTTTTCTGGGACAGGATTGGAGACAGACACAGATGTCAGCACAGTTAAAGAGGGAGATAGAGTTATTGGCATAAGAAACTTTAAATGTATGGCTGAAGAATGTGTCACTGATCAGAAGAACCTGTGGCAGATTCCAGAAAAGTTCTCCCTACAAGAAGCTGCTGTCCTCCATTTATCTTATGGCACTGCTATTTTTGCTCTTGAGCATCGGC ATACCCAACCTGGAGAAATTGTTTTAGTGACGGCAGCAGCTGGAGCCACAGGCCTTGCAGTGATAGATGTGGCAACAAATGCTCTTCAGGCCAAGGTAATAGCTGCTGCTGGAAGTGGCGAGAAGTGCAACCTGGTGATGCAGAGGGGCACACAGTTCAGCGTGAACTATAGTCAGAGCAGCCTGAAGGATGCAGTGAAGAAACTGGTGGGCGAGGGTGGGATGAATGTGGCCATCAACATGGTGGGAGGAGACGTCTTCCTGGAGGCTCTCCACAGCCTGGCATGGGAGGGCAGTATTGCAGTGGTGGGATTTGCTGGAGGGAGCATTGTTTCGGTGCCAGCCAACCTTCTGCTCCTGAAGAAGGTCTCTGCGATGGGCCTGTACTATGgtcaatacaaagaaatgaactTTCCTGTCTTCTCCAGGAGCCTGTCTTCAGTGCTTCAGTACTGCCAACAAGGGCGCATCCAACCATATGTTGGAATGGTTTTCAAGCTGGAGGAGGTCAGTGATGCCTTCCTTCATGTGATACAGGGGAAATCCATGGGCAAGGTGCTTCTTGCTGTTAAATAA